The proteins below come from a single Saccharopolyspora sp. SCSIO 74807 genomic window:
- the merB gene encoding organomercurial lyase MerB, which yields MTEEQIHAGVQKLIGVVNANLAMPDLLPHLWRLLVDLGEPVSAEHLAAAGGWPMEKVQAELARQPGVDWDEHGRIAGFGLTLRPTPHAFTFDRRTVYGWCATDTLQFPRGLGHPGVVDSTCPATGQHIRIELTPNGIVRVDPPEALVSKMHLTRAVANLRDLCDLGHFFSSRKVAADWLTAHPQGEVIPVAEEFEVVRRASTELGWTALSAPSPPAC from the coding sequence ATGACCGAAGAACAGATCCACGCCGGCGTGCAGAAGCTGATTGGCGTGGTCAACGCGAACCTGGCCATGCCTGACCTACTGCCGCACCTGTGGCGCCTGCTCGTCGACCTCGGCGAACCCGTCTCCGCAGAGCACTTGGCCGCCGCTGGCGGCTGGCCGATGGAGAAGGTTCAAGCCGAGCTGGCCAGGCAGCCTGGGGTGGACTGGGACGAGCACGGCCGAATCGCCGGATTCGGGCTGACCCTGCGCCCCACACCGCACGCGTTCACCTTCGACCGCAGGACCGTCTACGGGTGGTGCGCCACCGATACGCTCCAGTTCCCGCGCGGCCTCGGCCACCCCGGCGTGGTGGACTCCACCTGCCCAGCCACCGGCCAGCACATTCGCATCGAACTCACCCCCAACGGCATCGTCCGCGTCGACCCGCCAGAAGCCCTGGTATCAAAGATGCACCTCACCCGGGCCGTGGCCAACCTGCGCGATCTCTGCGATCTCGGACACTTCTTCAGCTCACGCAAGGTCGCCGCCGACTGGCTAACCGCGCACCCGCAAGGCGAAGTCATCCCGGTCGCCGAGGAATTCGAGGTGGTACGGCGAGCATCAACAGAACTGGGCTGGACGGCGCTGTCGGCCCCGAGCCCTCCCGCTTGCTGA